A genomic segment from Sparus aurata chromosome 10, fSpaAur1.1, whole genome shotgun sequence encodes:
- the LOC115590202 gene encoding carbohydrate sulfotransferase 12-like encodes MAPRTLFLLLIGSVGPLCIIMMSCNQRNISQEKRAERIRQLQDLRKQLLKEMCDGDKEAFSNGKHSLRDMSDDELKHFIVDENHGVIYCYVPKVACTNWKRVMYVLNQSEPYDDPRSIDKDMVHLPQLFTLLNSFPRPEREAKLKHYTKFLFVRDPLIRLISAFRDKFMKVNQPFYERFGRYMLRWYGNQPDPPRTAEEVFASGVQPSFHHFIQYLIDPEREKEGLFEPHWRQMHKLCHPCLIQYDFVGHQETLQDDAELLLKTLKLEDDIKFPPSYENMTSPDYVLTWFRKVPLEDRRKLYKLYEGDFRLFGYQKPNELFDG; translated from the exons ATGGCACCACGCACACTGTTCCTGCTGCTCATTGGATCTGTGGGACCTCTGTGCATCATCATGATGTCATGTAACCAAAGGAACATATCACAAGAAAAGAGAG CAGAGAGGATCCGTCAGTTGCAGGATCTGAGAAAGCAgctgctaaaagaaatgtgtgatgGCGACAAAGAGGCATTTTCTAACGGGAAGCACAGTTTACGAGACATGAGTGACGACGAGTTGAAGCACTTCATCGTGGATGAAAATCACGGCGTCATCTACTGTTACGTTCCCAAG GTGGCGTGCACCAACTGGAAGAGAGTTATGTATGTCCTGAACCAGAGCGAGCCATACGATGACCCCAGGTCCATTGATAAGGACATGGTCCACTTACCACAATTGTTCACTCTCCTAAACAGCTTCccaagaccagagagggag GCAAAGCTGAAGCACTACACCAAGTTCCTGTTTGTCAGGGACCCATTGATCCGTCTCATCTCTGCCTTTCGAGACAAGTTCATGAAGGTGAACCAGCCCTTCTATGAAAGGTTTGGCCGATACATGCTACGCTGGTATGGGAACCAGCCTGATCCTCCACGAACAGCGGAAGAGGTGTTTGCATCTGGGGTGCAGCCCTCATTTCACCACTTCATACAGTACCTGAtagacccagagagagagaaggaggggctCTTTGAACCCCACTGGAGGCAGATGCACAAGCTGTGCCACCCCTGCCTCATACA GTATGATTTTGTTGGCCATCAAGAGACACTTCAAGATGATGCTGAACTGCTGCTGAAGACCTTAAAGCTGGAGGACGACATCAAGTTCCCTCCTTCCTATGAAAACATGACGTCCCCGGATTATGTGTTAACCTGGTTCAGGAAAGTTCCCCTAGAGGACAGGAGGAAGCTGTACAAACTCTACGAGGGCGACTTCAGGCTGTTTGGCTACCAAAAGCCAAATGAACTGTTTGACGGTTGA
- the sema4f gene encoding semaphorin-4F — protein sequence MSPGGAMLILLPALCLLRGASWAATLGVLGDQKILGPAEFRGVGNFSTFLLDPSTGMLFLGARDAILAVDANELGQAPQKIVWDVPEEKRRSCVAKGKTEVDCHNYIRLLEFLGNGRIYVCGTYAFDPQCAFLELSSFTLEKAEEGGVKMETGKGKCPFEPSQHYTAVMAGGTLYTAATSNFLGTLFDISRATGPEQERIRTERSINWLSDPEFVSSAFIEESQESNPTGDDDKIYFFFTEVAKEYDLYTKVKVPRVARVCKSDVGGMKTLQRRWTTFLKAELVCEDKPSGQRYNILTDVFTTQHTPGDPGSTHFYGLFTSQWEREELSAVCVFSLSDINKVMDGPFKELKKTCENWINPEPVPTPRPGQCLNSALKAEGFESSLKLPDKVLTFVRDHPLMENTVTAAPLLVRKGIAYTKLAVTQTGSGEERRGAVLHLGTDRGELHRVAVVGQNATLLQEIPLFTSQEPVNNILLHQGLALVGSPLSLARVQAEGCALYPSCEVCARARGLGCVWSAAETACRPTAAEPGPGDVIDEALRMCDTDGRCTPSIRELRVSVGLRLLLPCVQLSPRPCSWEHPPHRHTRQHHSDLEVTVTEENLGKYVCTCQEAGPGIRDPTPCRRAAYQLTLGGPTAGGTVATAGGRHVLAVYILFFCGGLLLGMFLLYFVTRRRSLSRQGHHLPDNSLSSEKGRDLLGSSATPQSPSSASLLSEGFRLTEKRNGTATSTTSTTLLSSQGNGGHHGNSYSGTLIHSNPSNGHGNSLYSNCNTSSSGLKFASEILAADMLDGRTGEMERERGRSDGLERESGVGDEVDEGLGDGVGEGMKGLEEELASFPMFKSPAPLAKCEESSI from the exons GGACGCCAACGAACTGGGCCAAGCGCCGCAGAAG ATTGTTTGGGATGTGccggaggagaagaggaggtcCTGTGTGGCAAAGGGAAAAACAGAG GTCGACTGTCACAACTACATCCGTCTGCTGGAATTCCTGGGCAACGGACGCATCTACGTGTGCGGCACCTACGCCTTCGACCCCCAGTGCGCCTTCCtg GAGCTCTCCTCCTTCACCCTGGAGAAAGccgaggagggaggggtgaagATGGAGACGGGGAAGGGCAAGTGTCCCTTTGAGCCCAGCCAGCACTACACAGCCGTGATGGCAG GTGGAACCTTATACACAGCAGCCACCAGTAACTTCCTGGGAACGCTGTTCGACATCTCCCGGGCAACGGGCCCGGAGCAGGAGCGCATCCGGACTGAGCGATCCATCAACTGGCTGAGCG acCCGGAGTTTGTGAGCTCAGCCTTCATAGAAGAGTCCCAAGAGAGCAACCCGACGGGAGACGACGACAAGATCTACTTCTTCTTCACCGAAGTGGCCAAAGAGTACGACCTCTACACCAAAGTCAAAGTGCCCAGGGTGGCACGAGTCTGCAAG TCTGACGTGGGAGGGATGAAGACTCTGCAGCGGCGCTGGACCACCTTCCTCAAGGCCGAGCTGGTGTGTGAGGACAAACCCAGCGGTCAGCGCTACAACATCCTGACCGATGTCTTCACCACGCAGCACACACCAGGCGACCCCGGCAGCACACACTTCTACGGACTGTTCACATCACAGTG gGAGCGTGAGGAGCTATCGGCCGTGTGTGTCTTCAGTCTCTCTGACATCAACAAAGTGATGGACGGTCCCTTTAAAGAGCTGAAGAAGACCTGCGAGAACTGGATCAACCCTGAGCCGGTCCCCACGCCGAGGCCTGGCCAG TGTCTGAACAGCGCTCTGAAGGCTGAAGGGTTCGAGTCCTCCCTGAAACTTCCCGACAAGGTGTTGACGTTCGTGAGGGACCACCCCCTGATGGAGAACACCGTTACGGCAGCGCCCCTGCTCGTCCGGAAGGGGATCGCCTACACCAAGCTGGCGGTGACGCAGACGGGCAGCGGGGAGGAGCGCAGAGGAGCGGTGCTGCACCTTGGAACAG ACCGCGGGGAGCTCCACCGGGTGGCAGTAGTGGGCCAGAATGCCACCTTACTGCAGGAGATCCCTCTGTTCACCTCTCAGGAGCCTGTCAACAACATATTACTGCACCAG GGCCTGGCTCTGGTGGGCAGCCCTCTGTCTCTGGCTCGGGTCCAGGCTGAAGGCTGCGCTCTGTATCCCAGCTGCGAGGTGTGCGCCAGAGCCAGAGGCCTTGGCTGCGTGTGGAGCGCAGCCGAAACAGCCTGCAGGCCCACAGCAGCCGA gccTGGTCCAGGGGATGTGATAGACGAAGCCTTGAGAATGTGCGACACAGACG ggCGTTGCACTCCGTCCATCAGGGAGCTGCGGGTTTCTGTGGGCCTGCGCCTCCTGTTGCCATGTGTCCAGCTGTCTCCCAGGCCCTGTAGCTGGGAGCACCCTCCCcacagacacaccaggcagcaCCACTCCGACCTGGAGGTgactgtcacagaggaaaacCTCGGAAAATACGTCTGCACATGCCAG GAGGCGGGACCAGGTATCAGAGACCCCACTCCCTGCCGCAGAGCAGCCTATCAGCTGACACTAGGAGGCCCCACAGCTGGAGGAACGGTGGCGACAGCAGGAGGTCGTCACGTCCTGGCCGTCTACATCCTTTTCTTCTGCGGTGGTTTGTTGCTGGGCATGTTTCTCCTCTACTTTGTGACCCGTCGGCGTAGCCTCAGTCGCCAGGGCCACCACCTGCCGGATAATTCGCTGTCATCAGAGAAGGGGCGGGACTTGCTGGGCTCCTCGGCCACGCCGCAGTCTCCCAGCAGTGCAAGCCTGCTGTCTGAGGGATTCAGATTGACGGAAAAACGCAACGGGACGGCAACCTCAACCACGTCCACAACGCTCCTCAGCAGCCAGGGTAATGGtggtcaccatggcaacagctaCAGCGGCACCCTGATCCACAGCAACCCCAGCAACGGCCATGGGAATTCCCTGTATTCCAACTGCAACACAAGTAGCAGCGGGCTGAAGTTCGCCTCCGAAATATTAGCTGCGGACATGCTGGATGGAAGGACgggggagatggagagggagagggggaggtcCGATGGGCTGGAGAGGGAGTCGGGGGTTGGGGACGAGGTGGATGAGGGGCTGGGGGACGGGGTAGGGGAGGGGATGAAAGGACTAGAGGAGGAGTTGGCCAGCTTTCCCATGTTTAAGTCACCCGCACCGTTAGCTAAGTGTGAAGAAAGTTCGATATGA